One genomic segment of Salmo trutta chromosome 8, fSalTru1.1, whole genome shotgun sequence includes these proteins:
- the LOC115198867 gene encoding carbohydrate sulfotransferase 11 isoform X2, producing MFDRVQVRALAGPLKDIHGSMEFNEHQGRHMSEFSSAAILHQGRRDQVAESCRAQSASSRKRRVLTPGDLKHLVVDEEHELIYCYVPKVACTNWKRVMMVLTGRGKYSDPMEIPSNEAHIPSNLKYLNQYSIAEINHRLKSYLKFLFVREPFERLVSAYRNKFTLKYNSSFHRRFGTKIVRRYRKNATQEALLNGADVKFREFAEYLVDPATQRDGPLNEHWQTVYQLCHPCHIHYDLVGKYETLEEDANYVLRLAGVGESLRFPTYAKSTRTTDSMTAQFFSNISSQQHGQLFQLYKLDFLMFNYSTPNYLRLD from the exons TCGGAGTTCTCCAGTGCCGCCATCCTCCACCAGGGGAGGAGAGACCAGGTAGCAGAGTCATGTCGGGCCCAGAGTGCATCCAGCCGCAAGCGCCGGGTCCTGACCCCTGGTGACCTCAAACACCTGGTGGTGGATGAGGAGCATGAGCTCATCTACTGCTATGTCCCCAAGGTGGCCTGCACCAACTGGAAACGCGTCATGATGGTCCTCACGGGACGCGGAAAGTACAG TGACCCTATGGAGATCCCTTCCAACGAGGCCCAcatcccatccaacctgaaataTCTGAACCAGTACAGCATCGCTGAGATCAACCACCGCCTCAAGAGCTACCTCAAATTCCTGTTCGTCCGGGAGCCCTTCGAGAGGCTCGTCTCCGCTTACCGCAACAAGTTCACCCTCAAGTACAACTCCTCCTTCCACCGCCGCTTCGGCACCAAGATCGTCCGCCGCTACCGCAAGAACGCCACGCAGGAGGCGCTGCTCAACGGCGCCGACGTCAAGTTCCGGGAGTTCGCCGAGTATCTTGTCGACCCGGCCACGCAACGCGACGGCCCGCTCAACGAGCACTGGCAGACGGTGTACCAGCTGTGCCACCCCTGTCACATCCACTATGACCTGGTGGGCAAGTACGAAACCCTGGAGGAAGACGCCAACTACGTTCTGCGGCTGGCGGGGGTGGGCGAGTCGCTGCGCTTCCCGACCTACGCCAAGTCCACCCGCACCACAGACAGCATGACGGCCCAGTTCTTCAGCAACATCAGCTCCCAGCAGCACGGCCAGCTCTTCCAGCTGTATAAACTGGACTTCCTCATGTTCAACTACTCCACGCCAAACTATCTGCGACTGGACTAA